From one Leifsonia soli genomic stretch:
- a CDS encoding ATPase, T2SS/T4P/T4SS family, producing the protein MASMTEILILHGHLPIEYLDRVATEPAADESVVRELMARGAISSSQLARARAAQAGLPFVELADYPVDRAAVALIPGAICRRHTVLPIATADGMIVVAMADPGNVFAIDDVRAASRMNVAAAVAEESDLRSAIDRYIRADDELSDLTSTLEEETAPSEDTAVSESSDDDAPIVRFVNLLVSQAIQDHASDIHIEPAEHDVRVRYRIDGVLHAMQSAPKSIQNGVISRLKIMSDIDIAERRKPQDGRMSVVHGGRQIDLRVATLPTVWGEKVVMRILDNTNTGMTLTDLNLLERNFEIYRESYSKPYGMILVTGPTGSGKSTTLYTTLNAVARPEINVITVEDPVEYRMPGINQVQVNPKAGLTFASALRSILRSDPDVVLLGEIRDHETAQIAIEASLTGHLVLSTLHTNDAPSAVTRLTEMDIEPFLVGSALDCVVAQRLARRLCDRCKQPGAYAPEDLRRMRFPVPADDAPPAMFVPVGCPACSNTGYRGRIAVHEVMAVTEEIERLAVERASSAEIGRAAREQGMLTLREDGWEKVKLGLTSIEEILRVVA; encoded by the coding sequence GTGGCGTCCATGACCGAGATCCTCATCCTCCACGGCCACCTGCCGATCGAATACCTCGACCGCGTGGCGACCGAGCCGGCGGCGGACGAGTCCGTCGTGCGCGAGCTGATGGCGCGCGGCGCCATCAGCTCATCCCAGCTGGCGCGTGCCCGCGCCGCGCAGGCCGGCCTCCCGTTCGTCGAGCTCGCCGACTATCCGGTCGACCGCGCGGCCGTCGCCCTCATCCCCGGCGCGATCTGCCGCCGCCACACCGTCCTCCCGATCGCCACGGCCGACGGGATGATCGTCGTCGCCATGGCCGACCCGGGCAACGTGTTCGCGATCGACGACGTCCGGGCGGCGTCCCGGATGAACGTCGCGGCAGCCGTGGCCGAGGAGTCGGACCTGCGTTCGGCCATCGACCGCTACATCCGCGCCGACGACGAGCTCAGCGACCTGACCTCCACCCTCGAAGAGGAGACCGCGCCCTCCGAGGACACCGCCGTCTCCGAGTCGTCCGACGACGACGCCCCGATCGTGCGGTTCGTGAACCTGCTGGTGAGCCAGGCGATCCAGGACCACGCCTCCGACATCCACATCGAGCCGGCCGAGCACGACGTCCGGGTGCGCTACCGCATCGACGGCGTCCTGCACGCCATGCAGTCGGCGCCGAAGAGCATCCAGAACGGCGTCATCTCGCGGCTGAAGATCATGTCGGACATCGACATCGCCGAGCGCCGCAAACCCCAGGACGGCCGTATGTCCGTCGTGCACGGCGGACGTCAGATCGACCTCCGCGTCGCCACGCTGCCGACGGTGTGGGGCGAGAAGGTCGTCATGCGGATCCTCGACAACACGAACACCGGCATGACCCTGACCGACCTCAACCTGCTCGAGCGCAACTTCGAGATCTACCGCGAGTCGTACTCGAAGCCGTACGGCATGATCCTCGTCACCGGACCGACCGGCTCGGGCAAGTCGACGACGCTGTACACGACTCTGAACGCCGTCGCGCGCCCCGAGATCAACGTGATCACCGTCGAGGACCCGGTCGAGTACCGCATGCCCGGCATCAACCAGGTGCAGGTGAACCCGAAGGCGGGGCTGACCTTCGCGAGCGCGCTGCGCAGTATCCTCCGCTCCGACCCGGATGTGGTGCTTCTGGGGGAGATCCGCGACCACGAGACCGCGCAGATCGCGATCGAGGCCTCCCTCACCGGCCACCTGGTGCTCTCGACCCTGCACACCAACGACGCGCCGAGCGCCGTGACGCGTCTGACCGAGATGGACATCGAGCCGTTCCTCGTCGGCTCCGCCCTCGACTGCGTGGTCGCCCAGCGGCTCGCCCGCCGCCTGTGCGACCGCTGCAAGCAGCCCGGTGCGTACGCGCCGGAGGACCTGCGGAGGATGCGGTTCCCGGTCCCTGCCGACGATGCGCCGCCGGCGATGTTCGTGCCCGTCGGCTGCCCGGCCTGCTCGAACACGGGCTACCGCGGCCGGATCGCCGTCCACGAGGTGATGGCGGTCACCGAGGAGATCGAGCGCCTCGCCGTCGAGCGGGCGTCGAGCGCCGAGATCGGCCGCGCCGCGCGCGAGCAGGGGATGCTCACCCTGCGCGAGGACGGCTGGGAGAAAGTCAAACTCGGCCTCACATCCATCGAAGAGATCCTGCGAGTGGTCGCCTAG
- the rpoC gene encoding DNA-directed RNA polymerase subunit beta', which translates to MLDATTFDELRIGLATADDIRRWSYGEVKKPETINYRTLKPEKDGLFGEQIFGPSRDWECSCGKYKRVRFKGIVCERCGVEVTKSSVRRERMGHIELAAPVTHIWYFKGVPSRLGYLLDMAPKDLEKVIYFAAYMVIEVDEDGRHADLPGLENELRLEIKTLSDQRDARVAERLQRLETDLAALEEEGAKADQKRRVKDTAEKEMGQIRKSFDEDIARLERVWESFRTLKVGDLKPEDADFNELVDRYGLYFEAYMGAEAIKRRLQAFDLNAEAELLREQIATGKGQKKIRAIKRLRVVSSFLATGNSPAAMVLDVVPVIPPELRPMVQLDGGRFATSDLNDLYRRVINRNNRLRRLLDLGAPEIIVNNEKRMLQEAVDALFDNGRRGRPVTGTGNRALKSLSDMLKGKQGRFRQNLLGKRVDYSGRSVIIVGPQLKLHQCGLPKQMALELFKPFVIKRLIDLSHAQNIKAAKRMVERSRPQVWDVLEEIIRERPVLLNRAPTLHRLGIQAFEPQLVEGKAIQLHPLVCAAFNADFDGDQMAVHLPLSVEAQAEARILMLASNNILKPSDGRPVTLPSQDMIIGLHHLTTVREGAVGEGRAFSSVSEAILAKDQGTLHLNAKVKIRLDNYVPSDAADTGAEPITAIVETTLGRALFNETLPADYPYVEEVADKGTISSIVNALAERYPKVEVAAALDRIKDAGFYWGTRSGVTVSLSDILTPPNKAQIVAGYEKKAAKITAEFEKGLTTDLERRQELVKIWTEATNEVAEAMRANFPADNTINRMVTSGARGNWLQVRNIAGMRGLVNNPKGEIIPRPIISSYREGLSVAEYFIATHGARKGLADTALRTADSGYLTRRLVDVSQDVIIREDDCGTTKGLDLPIATVGADGALTRDPNVENSVFARTLAADAVGTDGTVVAKAGDDVGDVLIDKLVAAGVTDIKVRSVLTCESAVGVCAACYGRSLATGKLVDIGEAVGIIAAQSIGEPGTQLTMRTFHTGGSASADDITQGLPRVQELFEARTPKGASPIAEAAGRIVIEETDKSRKVILTPDNGDEPHVYPVLKRSTLLVEDGQRVELGQQLIVGTVDPKEVLRVKGVREVQKHLVGGVQGVYRSQGVPIHDKHIEVIVRQMLRKVTVVDHGDTDLLPGELVDRSRYNEINRAALQEGKKTASARQEVMGITKASLATESWLSAASFQETTRVLTQAAMEGKSDPLIGLKENVIIGKLIPAGTGLSRYRNVSVEATEEAKAERYPNRIFADDSAFSESDLSFVDFDSFSSDDYTPGTYN; encoded by the coding sequence TTGCTCGACGCAACAACTTTTGACGAGCTGCGTATCGGCCTGGCCACCGCTGACGACATCCGTCGTTGGAGCTACGGCGAGGTCAAGAAGCCGGAGACCATCAACTACCGGACCCTGAAGCCGGAGAAGGATGGACTCTTCGGCGAGCAGATCTTCGGACCGTCCCGCGACTGGGAGTGCTCGTGCGGCAAGTACAAGCGCGTCCGGTTCAAGGGCATCGTCTGCGAGCGCTGCGGCGTGGAGGTCACCAAGTCCTCCGTCCGTCGTGAGCGCATGGGCCACATCGAGCTCGCCGCCCCGGTGACGCACATCTGGTACTTCAAGGGTGTGCCCAGCCGTCTCGGCTACCTGCTCGACATGGCGCCGAAGGACCTCGAGAAGGTCATCTACTTCGCCGCGTACATGGTCATCGAGGTGGATGAGGACGGCCGTCACGCCGACCTCCCCGGCCTCGAGAACGAGCTGCGCCTCGAGATCAAGACGCTGTCCGACCAGCGCGACGCCCGCGTCGCCGAGCGTCTGCAGCGCCTCGAGACCGACCTCGCCGCGCTCGAGGAGGAAGGCGCGAAGGCCGACCAGAAGCGTCGTGTCAAGGACACGGCGGAGAAGGAGATGGGCCAGATCCGCAAGTCCTTCGACGAGGACATCGCCCGCCTGGAGCGCGTGTGGGAGTCGTTCCGCACCCTCAAGGTCGGCGACCTCAAGCCCGAGGACGCGGACTTCAACGAGCTCGTCGACCGCTACGGCCTGTACTTCGAGGCCTACATGGGCGCCGAGGCGATCAAGCGTCGCCTGCAGGCGTTCGACCTGAACGCCGAGGCCGAGCTGCTCCGCGAGCAGATCGCCACCGGCAAGGGCCAGAAGAAGATCCGCGCGATCAAGCGACTGCGCGTCGTCTCGTCGTTCCTGGCGACCGGCAACTCGCCGGCCGCGATGGTCCTCGACGTCGTCCCGGTGATCCCGCCGGAGCTGCGCCCGATGGTCCAGCTCGACGGTGGCCGTTTCGCCACCAGCGACCTGAACGACCTGTACCGCCGCGTGATCAACCGCAACAACCGCCTGCGTCGCCTGCTCGACCTCGGTGCTCCCGAGATCATCGTGAACAACGAGAAGCGCATGCTGCAGGAGGCCGTCGACGCCCTGTTCGACAACGGCCGCCGCGGTCGTCCCGTCACGGGTACCGGCAACCGCGCCCTCAAGTCCCTCAGCGACATGCTGAAGGGCAAGCAGGGTCGTTTCCGCCAGAACCTGCTCGGAAAGCGCGTCGACTACTCGGGCCGTTCGGTCATCATCGTGGGTCCGCAGCTCAAGCTGCACCAGTGTGGTCTGCCCAAGCAGATGGCGCTGGAGCTGTTCAAGCCGTTCGTCATCAAGCGCCTGATCGACCTGAGCCACGCTCAGAACATCAAGGCCGCGAAGCGGATGGTGGAGCGTTCGCGCCCGCAGGTGTGGGACGTGCTCGAGGAGATCATCCGCGAGCGCCCCGTGCTGCTGAACCGTGCTCCCACGCTGCACCGTCTGGGCATCCAGGCGTTCGAGCCGCAGCTCGTCGAGGGCAAGGCCATCCAGCTCCACCCGCTCGTCTGCGCCGCGTTCAACGCGGACTTCGACGGCGACCAGATGGCGGTGCACCTGCCGCTGTCGGTGGAGGCTCAGGCCGAGGCCCGCATCCTGATGCTCGCCTCGAACAACATCCTGAAGCCGTCGGACGGCCGTCCGGTCACCCTGCCCTCGCAGGACATGATCATCGGTCTGCACCACCTCACCACCGTCCGCGAGGGCGCTGTGGGCGAGGGTCGCGCGTTCTCCTCGGTCTCCGAGGCGATCCTCGCGAAGGACCAGGGCACGCTGCACCTCAACGCCAAGGTGAAGATCCGTCTGGACAACTACGTTCCGTCCGACGCGGCCGACACCGGCGCCGAGCCGATCACCGCCATCGTGGAGACCACGCTGGGTCGCGCCCTCTTCAACGAGACGCTCCCGGCGGACTACCCCTACGTGGAGGAGGTCGCCGACAAGGGCACGATCTCGTCGATCGTGAACGCCCTGGCCGAGCGGTACCCGAAGGTGGAGGTCGCCGCGGCGCTCGACCGGATCAAGGACGCCGGCTTCTACTGGGGCACCCGCTCGGGCGTCACGGTGTCGCTGAGCGACATCCTGACCCCGCCGAACAAGGCGCAGATCGTGGCCGGCTACGAGAAGAAGGCCGCCAAGATCACCGCCGAGTTCGAGAAGGGTCTGACGACCGACCTCGAGCGTCGCCAGGAGCTGGTGAAGATCTGGACCGAGGCGACCAACGAGGTGGCCGAGGCCATGCGCGCCAACTTCCCGGCGGACAACACCATCAACCGCATGGTGACGTCCGGTGCCCGTGGTAACTGGCTGCAGGTCCGGAACATCGCCGGTATGCGTGGTCTGGTGAACAACCCGAAGGGTGAGATCATCCCTCGTCCGATCATCTCCTCGTACCGCGAGGGGCTGTCGGTGGCGGAGTACTTCATCGCGACGCACGGTGCCCGTAAGGGTCTGGCCGACACGGCTCTCCGTACGGCCGACTCGGGCTACCTGACCCGTCGTCTGGTGGACGTCTCGCAGGATGTCATCATCCGCGAGGACGACTGCGGCACGACCAAGGGCCTCGACCTGCCGATCGCCACGGTCGGTGCGGACGGCGCCCTCACCCGCGACCCGAACGTCGAGAACTCGGTGTTCGCCCGCACGCTGGCCGCTGACGCGGTCGGCACGGACGGCACCGTGGTCGCGAAGGCGGGCGACGACGTGGGCGACGTGCTCATCGACAAGCTGGTCGCCGCCGGCGTCACCGACATCAAGGTCCGCTCCGTGCTGACCTGTGAGTCGGCGGTCGGCGTCTGCGCCGCCTGCTACGGCCGTTCGCTCGCGACCGGCAAGCTGGTGGACATCGGCGAGGCGGTCGGCATCATCGCCGCCCAGTCGATCGGCGAACCCGGAACGCAGCTCACCATGCGTACGTTCCACACGGGTGGTTCGGCCTCCGCGGACGACATCACCCAGGGTCTGCCGCGCGTCCAGGAGCTGTTCGAGGCTCGTACCCCCAAGGGTGCGTCCCCGATCGCCGAGGCTGCCGGCCGCATCGTCATCGAGGAGACGGACAAGTCCCGCAAGGTCATCCTGACCCCGGACAACGGCGACGAGCCGCACGTCTACCCGGTGCTGAAGCGTTCGACCCTCCTGGTGGAGGACGGACAGCGCGTCGAGCTCGGCCAGCAGCTGATCGTCGGCACGGTCGACCCGAAGGAGGTCCTCCGGGTCAAGGGTGTCCGCGAGGTGCAGAAGCACCTGGTGGGCGGCGTGCAGGGCGTCTACCGCTCGCAGGGTGTGCCGATCCACGACAAGCACATCGAGGTCATCGTCCGCCAGATGCTCCGCAAGGTCACCGTCGTCGACCACGGCGACACCGACCTGCTGCCGGGTGAGCTCGTCGACCGTTCGCGGTACAACGAGATCAACCGTGCTGCGCTGCAGGAGGGCAAGAAGACGGCGTCCGCCCGTCAGGAGGTCATGGGTATCACCAAGGCCTCGCTGGCGACCGAGTCGTGGCTGTCGGCCGCGTCCTTCCAGGAGACCACCCGCGTCCTGACGCAGGCGGCCATGGAGGGCAAGTCCGACCCGCTGATCGGTCTCAAGGAGAACGTCATCATCGGTAAGCTCATCCCGGCCGGAACGGGTCTGTCACGCTACCGGAACGTCTCCGTGGAGGCGACCGAGGAGGCCAAGGCGGAGCGGTACCCCAACCGCATCTTCGCCGATGACTCCGCGTTCAGCGAGAGCGACCTGAGCTTCGTCGACTTCGACAGCTTCAGCTCGGACGACTACACCCCCGGAACCTACAACTAA
- the rpoB gene encoding DNA-directed RNA polymerase subunit beta produces the protein MAAARNATNTDKTPKNGRAASRLSFAKITDTLTVPDLLALQTESFDWLVGNDAWKARVAEAEAQGRQDLPANTGLEEIFEEISPIEDLGETMQLSFTNPFLEEKKYSIDECKEKGKTYAAPLYVEAEFMNHLTGEIKTQTVFMGDFPLMTEKGTFIINGTERVVVSQLVRSPGVYFEATPDKTSDKDIFSARVIPSRGAWLEFEVDKRDQVGVRIDRKRKQSVTVFLKALGLTSEEILSEFAGYQSIELTLEKDAILTKEEALKDIYRKLRPGEQVAAEAARALLDNFYFNPKRYDLAKVGRYKINRKLGLEAPLSESVLTVQDIIATIKYLVALHDGQTTIKGLRNGVETDIRLDIDDIDHFGNRRIRAVGELIQNQVRTGLSRMERVVRERMTTQDIEAITPQTLINVRPVVAAIKEFFGTSQLSQFMDQNNPLAGLTHKRRLSALGPGGLSRERAGVEVRDVHPSHYGRMCPIETPEGPNIGLIGSLASFARINSFGFIETPYRKVVDGRVTDQIDYLTASEEDDFVVAQANAPLDANGHFVEERVLARQKGGEVDLIPAEEIGYMDVSPRQMVSVGTSLIPFLEHDDANRALMGANMQRQAVPLLRSESPVVGTGMEGYAAIDAGDVITAEKSGVVTEVSADAVTVQADDGTYQTYYLRKFDRSNQGTSYNHRVIVDEGDRIEQGEVVADGPATENGELALGKNLLVAFMPWEGHNFEDAIILSQNLVKDDTLSSIHIEEYEVDARDTKLGKEEITRDLPNVSPDLLADLDERGIIRIGAEVRPGDILVGKVTPKGETELSAEERLLRAIFNEKSREVRDTSLKVPHGEEGTVIGVKVFDSQDGDDELGSGVNQRVVVYIAQKRKITAGDKLAGRHGNKGVISKILPVEDMPFLADGTPVDVILNPLGVPGRMNFGQVLEIHLGWIAKNGWEIKGKPKWAAELPEAAFSAEPNTKVATPVFDGAKEEEIAGLLDATLPTRDGDRLIGSSGKTQLFDGRSGEPYPDPVSVGYMYILKLHHLVDDKIHARSTGPYSMITQQPLGGKAQFGGQRFGEMEVWALEAYGAAYALQELLTIKSDDILGRVKVYEAIVKGENIQEPGIPESFKVLIKEMQSLCLNVEVLSADGQAVSLRDSDDEAFRAAEELGINISSRFESSSIDEI, from the coding sequence TTGGCTGCTGCGCGCAACGCAACCAACACCGACAAGACACCCAAGAACGGACGAGCCGCATCCCGACTCTCCTTCGCCAAGATCACGGACACCCTGACCGTTCCCGATCTGCTCGCACTGCAGACCGAGAGCTTCGACTGGCTGGTCGGCAACGACGCGTGGAAGGCTCGCGTCGCCGAGGCCGAGGCCCAGGGCCGTCAGGATCTTCCCGCCAACACGGGCCTCGAGGAGATCTTCGAGGAGATCTCTCCCATCGAGGACCTCGGCGAGACCATGCAGCTCTCGTTCACGAACCCCTTCCTCGAGGAGAAGAAGTACTCCATCGACGAGTGCAAGGAGAAGGGCAAGACCTACGCGGCCCCGCTCTACGTCGAGGCCGAGTTCATGAACCACCTCACCGGTGAGATCAAGACCCAGACGGTCTTCATGGGCGACTTCCCGCTGATGACCGAGAAGGGCACCTTCATCATCAACGGCACCGAGCGTGTCGTCGTCTCGCAGCTCGTCCGTTCGCCGGGCGTGTACTTCGAGGCCACCCCCGACAAGACGTCCGACAAGGACATCTTCTCGGCACGCGTTATCCCGAGCCGCGGTGCGTGGCTCGAGTTCGAGGTCGACAAGCGCGACCAGGTCGGTGTCCGCATCGACCGCAAGCGCAAGCAGTCGGTCACGGTGTTCCTGAAGGCCCTCGGCCTCACCAGCGAGGAGATCCTCTCCGAGTTCGCCGGGTACCAGTCCATCGAGCTGACCCTCGAGAAGGACGCCATCCTCACCAAGGAGGAGGCGCTCAAGGACATCTACCGCAAGCTGCGTCCGGGCGAGCAGGTCGCCGCCGAGGCCGCGCGTGCGCTGCTCGACAACTTCTACTTCAACCCGAAGCGCTACGACCTCGCCAAGGTCGGCCGCTACAAGATCAACCGCAAGCTCGGCCTCGAGGCCCCGCTGTCGGAGTCGGTGCTGACCGTCCAGGACATCATCGCCACGATCAAGTACCTGGTCGCCCTGCACGACGGCCAGACCACGATCAAGGGTCTGCGCAACGGCGTCGAGACGGACATCCGCCTCGACATCGACGACATCGACCACTTCGGCAACCGTCGCATCCGCGCGGTGGGCGAGCTCATCCAGAACCAGGTCCGCACGGGCCTCAGCCGGATGGAGCGCGTCGTCCGCGAGCGCATGACCACGCAGGACATCGAGGCGATCACCCCGCAGACCCTGATCAACGTGCGACCCGTCGTCGCCGCGATCAAGGAGTTCTTCGGAACGTCGCAGCTGTCGCAGTTCATGGACCAGAACAACCCGCTCGCGGGTCTGACCCACAAGCGCCGCCTCTCCGCGCTCGGCCCCGGTGGTCTGAGCCGTGAGCGCGCCGGCGTCGAGGTCCGTGACGTCCACCCGTCGCACTACGGCCGCATGTGCCCGATCGAGACGCCGGAAGGCCCGAACATCGGTCTGATCGGCTCGCTCGCGTCGTTCGCGCGGATCAACTCCTTCGGCTTCATCGAGACGCCGTACCGCAAGGTCGTCGACGGCCGGGTCACCGACCAGATCGACTACCTCACGGCCTCCGAAGAGGACGACTTCGTCGTCGCGCAGGCGAACGCCCCGCTCGACGCGAACGGCCACTTCGTGGAGGAGCGCGTCCTCGCCCGTCAGAAGGGCGGCGAGGTCGACCTGATCCCCGCCGAGGAGATCGGCTACATGGATGTCTCCCCGCGCCAGATGGTGTCGGTGGGTACGTCGCTGATCCCGTTCCTCGAGCACGACGACGCCAACCGAGCCCTCATGGGTGCGAACATGCAGCGCCAGGCGGTGCCGCTTCTCCGCTCGGAGAGCCCGGTCGTCGGAACCGGTATGGAGGGCTACGCGGCCATCGACGCCGGTGACGTGATCACCGCCGAGAAGTCCGGTGTCGTCACCGAGGTCTCGGCCGACGCGGTCACCGTCCAGGCGGACGACGGAACGTACCAGACCTACTACCTGCGCAAGTTCGACCGCTCGAACCAGGGCACGTCCTACAACCACCGCGTGATCGTGGACGAGGGCGACCGCATCGAGCAGGGCGAGGTCGTCGCCGACGGTCCCGCGACCGAGAACGGCGAGCTCGCGCTCGGCAAGAACCTGCTCGTCGCGTTCATGCCGTGGGAGGGTCACAACTTCGAGGACGCGATCATCCTCAGCCAGAACCTGGTGAAGGACGACACCCTCTCCTCGATCCACATCGAGGAGTACGAGGTCGACGCCCGCGACACCAAGCTCGGCAAGGAGGAGATCACCCGCGATCTCCCGAACGTCAGCCCGGACCTCCTGGCCGACCTCGACGAGCGCGGCATCATCCGCATCGGCGCCGAGGTGCGCCCCGGCGACATCCTCGTCGGCAAGGTCACGCCGAAGGGCGAGACCGAGCTGTCGGCCGAGGAGCGCCTGCTCCGCGCGATCTTCAACGAGAAGAGCCGCGAGGTGCGCGACACCTCCCTCAAGGTCCCGCACGGCGAGGAGGGCACCGTCATCGGTGTCAAGGTCTTCGACTCGCAGGACGGCGACGACGAGCTCGGCTCCGGCGTGAACCAGCGCGTGGTGGTCTACATCGCCCAGAAGCGCAAGATCACCGCGGGCGACAAGCTCGCCGGCCGTCACGGCAACAAGGGCGTCATCTCCAAGATCCTCCCGGTCGAGGACATGCCGTTCCTCGCCGACGGGACGCCGGTCGACGTCATCCTCAACCCGCTGGGTGTCCCCGGTCGAATGAACTTCGGTCAGGTCCTGGAGATCCACCTCGGGTGGATCGCCAAGAACGGCTGGGAGATCAAGGGCAAGCCGAAGTGGGCCGCTGAGCTCCCCGAGGCCGCGTTCTCGGCCGAGCCGAACACGAAGGTCGCCACCCCGGTGTTCGACGGCGCGAAGGAGGAGGAGATCGCAGGTCTGCTCGACGCGACCCTCCCGACCCGCGACGGCGACCGCCTGATCGGCTCCTCCGGCAAGACGCAGCTGTTCGACGGCCGCTCCGGCGAGCCGTACCCGGACCCTGTGTCGGTCGGCTACATGTACATCCTGAAGCTGCACCACCTGGTCGACGACAAGATCCACGCCCGTTCGACCGGTCCGTACTCGATGATCACCCAGCAGCCGCTCGGTGGTAAGGCGCAGTTCGGTGGTCAGCGCTTCGGTGAGATGGAGGTGTGGGCCCTCGAGGCCTACGGCGCCGCGTACGCGCTGCAGGAGCTCCTGACCATCAAGTCGGATGACATCCTCGGCCGCGTGAAGGTCTACGAGGCCATCGTCAAGGGTGAGAACATCCAGGAGCCGGGCATCCCGGAGTCCTTCAAGGTGCTCATCAAGGAGATGCAGTCCCTCTGCCTGAACGTGGAGGTCCTGTCGGCCGACGGCCAGGCGGTCAGCCTGCGCGACTCGGACGACGAGGCCTTCCGCGCCGCGGAGGAGCTCGGCATCAACATCTCCTCCCGCTTCGAGTCGTCGTCGATCGACGAGATCTAA
- a CDS encoding NAD-dependent epimerase/dehydratase family protein, producing the protein MSDPNAATPPSPPSADLVLVTGGSGFLGAHCILALLDAGHRVRTTIRTPARAADVRQQLAAGGVDDPGDRLEFAIADLTSDDGWADAVAGCRFVLHVASPFPSSQPKDADELIVPARDGALRVLRAARDAGVERVVLTSSFAAIGYGHPPTDRPFTEEDWTDLDSGRPLSPYVQSKTIAERAAWAFVAAEGGALELATVNPVGILGPVLGPDISTSVELIRLVKEGRLPRLPDVHFGIVDVRDVAALHLLAMTRPEAAGERFLAIAGEVMSAQEVALLIRGHLGEAAGRRVSTKLMPEWMLRAVAPFSRRVRDSLPDIGTVRRATSQKAITVLGWSPRSREEAVIATVDTLPTYHPRSR; encoded by the coding sequence GTGAGCGACCCGAACGCGGCCACCCCGCCCTCCCCGCCCTCCGCCGATCTCGTGCTCGTGACCGGCGGTTCCGGGTTCCTCGGCGCCCACTGCATCCTCGCCCTGCTCGACGCGGGCCACCGGGTGCGCACCACGATCCGCACGCCCGCCCGCGCCGCCGACGTCCGGCAGCAGCTCGCGGCGGGCGGCGTCGACGACCCGGGCGACCGGCTCGAGTTCGCGATCGCCGACCTGACCTCCGACGACGGATGGGCGGATGCCGTCGCCGGATGCCGCTTCGTGCTGCACGTCGCCTCTCCCTTCCCTTCGTCTCAGCCGAAGGATGCGGACGAGCTGATCGTTCCCGCCCGCGACGGCGCCCTGCGCGTGCTGCGGGCGGCGCGGGACGCCGGCGTCGAACGCGTGGTGCTCACCTCATCCTTCGCGGCCATCGGCTACGGGCACCCGCCGACCGACCGGCCGTTCACCGAGGAGGACTGGACCGACCTCGACAGCGGCCGCCCGCTGAGCCCGTACGTGCAGTCGAAGACCATCGCGGAGCGGGCGGCCTGGGCGTTCGTCGCGGCCGAGGGCGGAGCACTCGAGCTCGCGACCGTGAATCCGGTCGGGATCCTCGGGCCGGTGCTCGGGCCCGACATCTCCACCTCCGTCGAGCTGATCCGCCTGGTGAAGGAGGGACGCCTCCCTCGCCTCCCCGACGTGCACTTCGGCATCGTCGACGTGCGCGACGTCGCCGCGCTGCACCTCCTCGCCATGACGCGACCGGAGGCGGCGGGCGAGCGGTTCCTCGCCATCGCCGGCGAGGTCATGTCGGCGCAGGAGGTCGCGCTGCTCATCCGCGGTCACCTCGGCGAGGCCGCCGGGCGCCGGGTGAGCACCAAGCTGATGCCCGAGTGGATGCTGCGGGCGGTCGCACCCTTCAGCCGGCGCGTGCGCGACTCCCTTCCCGACATCGGCACGGTGCGCCGCGCCACCTCGCAGAAGGCGATCACGGTGCTGGGCTGGAGTCCGCGGTCGCGCGAGGAGGCCGTGATCGCCACCGTCGACACCCTCCCGACCTACCACCCGCGCAGCCGCTGA
- a CDS encoding response regulator transcription factor has product MTGDARIRVAVADDQAIIRDGLVTVLGLLPDIEVVGEAADGEEAVALAVAARPDVLLMDLRMPVLDGAEATARVRQAAPDTAVLILTTYADDESILGALRAGARGYLTKDAGRAELAAAVRAVASGQTTLAPEVGARVIGALTGTARAAEVAPPDAAGALVVRFPSLTRREAEVLALIGDGLSNAEIARTLFVSVATVKTHINAIFAKLAVRDRSQAIALVRS; this is encoded by the coding sequence ATGACCGGCGACGCGCGCATCCGGGTCGCCGTCGCCGACGACCAGGCGATCATCCGCGACGGGCTGGTCACCGTGCTCGGCCTGCTGCCCGACATCGAGGTGGTCGGCGAGGCCGCGGATGGCGAGGAGGCGGTCGCGCTCGCCGTGGCCGCGCGTCCCGACGTGCTGCTCATGGACCTCCGGATGCCGGTGCTCGACGGCGCGGAGGCGACCGCCCGCGTGCGGCAGGCAGCGCCGGACACGGCCGTGCTCATCCTGACCACCTACGCCGACGACGAGTCCATCCTCGGCGCGCTGCGGGCCGGAGCGCGCGGGTACCTGACGAAGGATGCCGGCCGCGCCGAGCTCGCCGCGGCGGTGCGGGCCGTCGCCAGCGGCCAGACCACGCTGGCGCCCGAGGTCGGCGCGCGGGTGATCGGCGCGCTCACCGGCACGGCCCGCGCCGCGGAGGTCGCGCCGCCGGATGCAGCGGGTGCGCTCGTGGTCCGCTTCCCCTCGCTCACCCGCCGGGAGGCGGAGGTGCTCGCGCTGATCGGCGACGGCCTGAGCAACGCCGAGATCGCCCGGACCCTCTTCGTGAGCGTCGCGACGGTCAAGACGCACATCAACGCCATCTTCGCGAAGCTCGCCGTGCGCGACCGGTCCCAGGCGATCGCGCTCGTCCGCTCCTGA